A window of Streptomyces sp. Je 1-332 genomic DNA:
CCGTACGCTGCTGACCTGGCGAAGAGCGGGCTCTTCGCACCCGCGGTGGAACCGCCGCAGGACGCCGACACCCAGACGGAGTTGCTGAGTCTGCTGGGGCGCGAGGTGTAGCCGCGGGGGAGCGTCGGTGATGTCGGGGGAGTGGGTGAGTCGCGCGTGAGCGCCGAGGCGCCGAGGACGTCCATGAGCACGTCCTTGAGGACGTCCTTCAGGACCGCGGACGTGGACGAGGCACGGCAGATGATCGGTGCCACGTTCTACAGCAACTTCATGGACGTCATCGAGGGGCCGCGCGCCTTCCGCGCCGAGTTCGACATCGGGCAGCTCGGTGCGCTCACCCTCGGCGAGCTCAGCTGTGGCGCCGATGTGCGGATGCGGCTCGGCGAACTGGGCGCGTACCACGTGAACATACTGCTCGGCGGGCACATGCGCTTTCGCCAGGGCGGCGCCGCCGGCACCGTCGCGACGGCGGAGCGGGCCGGGGTCTTCCAGCCCGTCGGCGACACGGTGGTGGAGCGGTGGACCGGCGACTGCCGGGTCCTCGCCGTGAAGATGGACCGCGAGGCCCTCGACCGGCGCCTGGAACAGCTCATCGGCCGGCCCGTCCGCGCCCCGCTGACGCTCGCCCCCGCACTCGACACCACCCGTGGCCCCGGGCGCAGTTGGGCCCGGCTCGTCGCCACGGTCGTCGAGGATCTGCGCGCGGATTCCGGAACGCCGCGGGGCCAGGCGTCTATGTACACGTCACCTCTGATCGTCGCGCCCCTCCAGGAGGCGATACTGAGCGGTCTGCTGCTGGCCGCGGAGCACCCCTACCGCGCCGAACTCGCCGCTCCGGCACAGAGGTTGCGCCCGGCTCCCGTGAAGCGCGTGATGGACGCCGTCCAGGAGCGCCCCGAGCATCCGTTCACGACGACCGTC
This region includes:
- a CDS encoding AraC family transcriptional regulator is translated as MSTSLRTSFRTADVDEARQMIGATFYSNFMDVIEGPRAFRAEFDIGQLGALTLGELSCGADVRMRLGELGAYHVNILLGGHMRFRQGGAAGTVATAERAGVFQPVGDTVVERWTGDCRVLAVKMDREALDRRLEQLIGRPVRAPLTLAPALDTTRGPGRSWARLVATVVEDLRADSGTPRGQASMYTSPLIVAPLQEAILSGLLLAAEHPYRAELAAPAQRLRPAPVKRVMDAVQERPEHPFTTTVLAAEARVGVRWLQEAFRRYVGMSPMAYVRDVRLTRVRDELRTAEPGTRSVSEVAHRWGFGHLGRFAEQYHARFGELPSQTLRG